The following proteins are encoded in a genomic region of Vicugna pacos chromosome 16, VicPac4, whole genome shotgun sequence:
- the SPACA3 gene encoding sperm acrosome membrane-associated protein 3, protein MEAGSWAPRRRPCPPGIVLVALASLLSCPLTPGQAKVYSRCELARVLQDFGLDGFRGYSLADWICLAYFASGFNTGAVDHEADGSTNNGIFQINSRKWCKTLDSSGPNMCHMHCFDLLDPDLKDSVICAMKITQDPQGLGSWETWRHHCQGIDLSDWVDGCDL, encoded by the exons ATGGAAGCCGGGAGCTGGGCTCCCAGAAGGCGGCCGTGCCCGCCTGGGATCGTGTTGGTGGCCTTGGCCTCTCTGCTCAGCTGCCCGCTCACCCCCGGCCAGGCCAAGGTCTACAGTCGCTGTGAGCTGGCCAGGGTGCTCCAGGATTTCGGCCTGGATGGATTCCGAGGATACAGCCTGGCCGACT GGATCTGTCTTGCTTACTTTGCAAGTGGCTTCAACACCGGTGCCGTGGACCACGAGGCTGACGGAAGCACCAACAATGGTATCTTCCAGATCAACAGCCGGAAGTGGTGCAAAACTCTGGACTCCAGTGGCCCCAACATGTGCCACATGCACTGCTTCG ACTTACTGGATCCTGACCTCAAGGATAGTGTTATCTGTGCCATGAAAATAACTCAGGATCCCCAGGGTCTGGGTTCCTG GGAGACCTGGAGGCATCACTGCCAGGGCATCGACCTCAGTGACTGGGTGGATGGCTGCGATTTGTAG